The DNA region ACTGAAAGATTGGAACTTAAAAAGTATTGTAAGTTTTGCAAAACACATACTGTTCACAGGGAAACAAGATAGCATTTAAATATAAGAGTAAGGATGTGAGCTTATGTCAAGTCAGACCAGCGCTAGCAAAGGTAAGATTAGGACATATTTTAGAGGCGTTAGAGCGGAGACTAAAAAGGTTATTTGGCCTAGTAAAAAGGAATTAATCAATTATACAGGAGTAGTTATCCTAATTAGCTTTATGGTTGGTTTAGTAGTATGGTTATTAGATCTAGGTATACATCGTCTATTATCATTAATTATTAAGTAATGTGAAGGAGGGGAGGGCCAAAAGGTCCTTGAACATATGACGGATAAGGTTGAAAGTAGAGTGGAGAGGGCTAAAAAAGCCAAGTGGTATGTAGTTCATACTTATTCTGGTTACGAAAAAAAGGTAAAAGCTAATATTGAAAAATTGGTAGAAAACAGAGGGAATATTGACGATATATTTGAAGTAGCAGTACCCACTGAGGAGTATATCGATACTAAAGGCGGGAAGAAAAAACTCAAAGAAAGAAAACTCTTTCCAGGATATGTGCTAGTAAAAATGATAATGAACGATGTATCGTGGTACTTGGTAAGGAATACCAGAGGAGTAACAGGCTTTGTGGGGCCGGGTTCTAAACCAGTTCCACTATCTGATGAAGAGGTTAAAGCTTTAGGTGTACAGGATACCTCCTTGCCATCTATTGATTTAAAAGAAAAAGATATTATAAAAGTTACTACTGGGCCCTTTGAAAACTTCATGGGCACCGTTGAAAGCATTAATCTTGAAAAGAAAAAAGTTAAAGTATTTGTATCCATGTTTGGCAGGGAAACTCTTGTAGAACTGGATTTCGACCAAGTAGAAAAAATATAATATTGTTTATAAAAGCTAATAAGCTTTTTATATAGATTTATAAAAGATTCATAGAAGTGGGAGGGATTATCCCGCCTTACCACAAAGGATTTGAGGAGGTGGAATGAATATGGCAAAAAAGGTTATAGCTGTGGTAAAACTACAAATACCAGCTGGAAAAGCTACACCAGCTCCACCTGTAGGAACTGCATTGGGACCTCATGGAGTAAATATTATGCAATTTACTAAGGAATTCAATGCAAGGACTGCAGACCAAGCTGGTATGATAATACCCGTTGTTCTTACAGTTTATCAAGATAGATCTTTCACTTTTATTACCAAAACACCACCTGTGTCAGTACTAATTAAAAAAGCTGTAGGAATTGAATCAGGTTCTGGTGAACCAAATAAGAATAAAGTAGCAAAGATATCTAAGGAAAAAGTTAGAGAAATTGCTGAAATAAAAATGCCCGACTTAAATGCAGGAAGTATAGAAGCTGCTATGAGCATGATAGCAGGAACTGCTAGGAGTATGGGAGTAGTTGTTGAAGAATAATCGATTAGTGGGAGGAAATTCCGTTAAAACCACAAGGAGGTAAGAGTATGAAGAAAAGAGGAAAAAAATATCAGGAAAGCTTTAAGTTAGTAGACAGGACCCATCTATACGATGCACAAGAAGCAATAGATTTAGTTCTAAAGACAGCAAAGGCTAACTTTGATGAAACGGTTGAATTATCTGTAAGATTAGGTGTAGATCCAAGACATGCAGATCAACAGGTAAGAGGTGCAGTAGTACTTCCACATGGTACTGGAAGGACTAGGAGAGTTCTTGTGTTTGCAAAAGGAGACAAGGTAAAGGAAGCCGAAGACGCAGGTGCTGATTATGTAGGAGGAGAAGAGCTGGTCCAAAAAATTCAAAACGAAGGATGGCTAGACTTTGATGTAGTAGTTGCTACACCTGACATGATGGGAGTTGTAGGCCGTATAGGAAGGATATTAGGTCCTAAGGGCTTAATGCCAAACCCAAAATCAGGGACTGTTACATTTGAAATAGAAAAAGCTGTGAAAGAGATTAAAGCTGGTAAGGTTGAATATAGAGTTGATAAATCGAGTATAGTTCACGTACCAATTGGAAAGGTATCTTTTGGCGCAGAAAAACTAATGGAAAACTTTGCCACCATCATGGAAGAGATAATCAAAGCAAAACCAGCTGCAGCTAAGGGAAGGTATTT from Tepidimicrobium xylanilyticum includes:
- the rplA gene encoding 50S ribosomal protein L1, with translation MKKRGKKYQESFKLVDRTHLYDAQEAIDLVLKTAKANFDETVELSVRLGVDPRHADQQVRGAVVLPHGTGRTRRVLVFAKGDKVKEAEDAGADYVGGEELVQKIQNEGWLDFDVVVATPDMMGVVGRIGRILGPKGLMPNPKSGTVTFEIEKAVKEIKAGKVEYRVDKSSIVHVPIGKVSFGAEKLMENFATIMEEIIKAKPAAAKGRYLRSVVLSSTMGPGIKVNPQQLADRLAQKNN
- the secE gene encoding preprotein translocase subunit SecE, which translates into the protein MSSQTSASKGKIRTYFRGVRAETKKVIWPSKKELINYTGVVILISFMVGLVVWLLDLGIHRLLSLIIK
- the rplK gene encoding 50S ribosomal protein L11, whose translation is MAKKVIAVVKLQIPAGKATPAPPVGTALGPHGVNIMQFTKEFNARTADQAGMIIPVVLTVYQDRSFTFITKTPPVSVLIKKAVGIESGSGEPNKNKVAKISKEKVREIAEIKMPDLNAGSIEAAMSMIAGTARSMGVVVEE
- the nusG gene encoding transcription termination/antitermination protein NusG, with the protein product MTDKVESRVERAKKAKWYVVHTYSGYEKKVKANIEKLVENRGNIDDIFEVAVPTEEYIDTKGGKKKLKERKLFPGYVLVKMIMNDVSWYLVRNTRGVTGFVGPGSKPVPLSDEEVKALGVQDTSLPSIDLKEKDIIKVTTGPFENFMGTVESINLEKKKVKVFVSMFGRETLVELDFDQVEKI